The Rhodopirellula islandica genome segment CGGTGCGCCGGGAATGCGTCTGCGTCCGAATTCTGGCGAATCCGGCTACGGGCGAGACCGGAATGAAAAGGAAAACAGGTTTGTTTGAGTTGCGCTGTACAGTTCGAAATTGCGGGTTGGCTTTGTCGCCGGTGGAGGGTGGGCTGCGCTGTGAGAAGCGGCACCATTTCGATCGGGCTCGCGAGGGCTATTACAGCTTGTCCCAGCCACAGGATCGCAAGTCCAAACAACCGGGCGACGCCGATGCCGCTGTGCTGGCTCGTCATCGTTGGCTACAGCGTGGGCATGCCAGCGGATTGATCGATGCCTTGCGGCCTTGGACGGCGATGCAAGCGGGAAACGGCAACTCCCGAACGATCGACCTAGGTTGCGGCGAAGGCACCTTTGGGCCGGCTTTGTTTGGCGATTCGCCGGGCAGTTACTGCGGGATCGATCTGTCAAAGAAAGCGATCAAGCTGGCCGCTCGCGGGTGGCCGGAGGCGACTTGGGTTTGGGCCAACGCGGACCGATCGCTGCCGGTGGCGGATGCCAGTGTGTCGTGTGTGCTGTCGTTGTTCGGCCGTCGGCCGGTTGCCGAGATCGCTCGGGTGCTGACGGAAGATGGCATGCTGATCGTTGCCGTTCCGGGTGAAGAGGACTTGATCGAGCTGCGTGAACACGTGCAGCAATCCGGGCAGCGCCGAAGTCGATGGGAGAAGGTCGTCGACGAGATGGCGGTTGCGGGATTGAAACTGGTCGAACATCGGCTGTGGCAAGAACAGGTTGACCTGGACAGTGAAGCGATTGCCGATGCAATGGCAATGACCTATCGCGGCGTGCGTTTTTCCCAGAACGCTCGCGTGCAGACCGCCACCGCGATGCCAGTGACGCTGGCCGCGGATCTGATGTTGTTCCGGACGTAGCCGGATTCGCCAAGAATTCGGAGGGGCGACGAGCAGAGACATCCGAATTCTGGCGAATCCGGCTACCGGGTGGCCTGACGGGTGCTGAGGATGAGCTTGGCCCTCGGCCAAGAACCCTCGAGGCGGACTTGCTTCGCATCCTGATGATTTAGCATCAAGCGGTGTTTAATTGTCGGCTTTCGTAGTGGACGAGGTCACGAGTCTAGGACTGCTGGACTCGTAACCTCGTCCACTACGACACTTATTGACCGCTCATTCCTTCGTCAGCCCCACGCCCCAACGGGGCAGCCCTAGCAGACAGTCCCCCAAAAAACGTTAGGGCCGCCCCCGTTGGGGCTTTGCAATCTTGGCCCCGCCGTAACCCAGGGCGTTGCCCTGGGCTGATGGAAATGTTGGCAGGGTGGTAAGTGTGCAAACCGAATGCAACTCATTGAAAAAGTTAAATTGACAATTGAAAAATGCAAATTGATGCGATTTCATCCACGCATTCCGGCATTTTACAATTGTCAATTTGCACTTTAACTTTTTCAATAACGACAAACGCCGTATCAATACCATTCGTCGGAAACCGCCCAAACCGCCTGGTTGATTTCATTTTTATCAGCCCAGGCAACGCCCTGGGTTACGGCGGGACCAAGATTGCAAAGCCCCGTTGGGGTGTGGGACAGAACCAAAATGAACGCCACAACTCCAAACATGTTGCAGCCCAGCGTTAACGCACGGTTCCCGGAGACGAACCGGACGCAATCGCGTCCCGGTTGAGTCAATCAACAGCCTGGAACGCGGCGAGTGAAGCAAGGTCAATTCGTTCTCATGACACACGATGCGTCAGGGCAACTGTTCGTACTTGCGGTACAACTGCTTGTGCTTGTTTCCCAAGTCGACTTGGCGACCTTGCACATAGGCATCCACCACTCGCGTGCCTGATTCGAAGACGTCGCCATCGGCAATGATCAGCGTCGCATGATGCTTTGCTGCCAATGTCCCGACCAGATCTGCCACGCCTAGGATCTCGGCGGGAGACTGCGTGATGGCTCGGACGGCTTCTTCATGTGGCAAACCATGTGCGACCGCAACACCCGCCTGATAGGCCAGGTTGCGAAGATTCGACGCACCACCGGGATAGCCCGCACCCTCTCCAGCAATTGCGAAACGCACGCCGGACTCACGGAGTTGAGCTGGCAATGAATACAGTGCATCGACGGGGTCTGAACGCCGGCGTGGCAAGCGATACGTGGCGATCAAGATCACCGGGATATCGTGAGCGGCCAAGCGATCGACGCAGTGCATCGCGTCGGCACCGCCACACAACACCATCGGAATCCGTCGCGACGTGAAGAACGAAATCGCTGATTCGATCGCGCCCAAACGATCCGCTTGAACGAACACAGGACGCTCACCACGAATCACTGGAAGCAAGCTTTCCAATCGCAAATCCGTGGAACCGCTGTCGTCCGCCGCAATCGATTCACCATACCGGCGGGCTCGTTCGAGCAAATCATCCAGTTCCTGAATCTGTTCGTCATAACGTTTTGCCTTGTCCTTGGAATCACCGCCGCGAGGCATCACGGATTCCCAATTCACGCACAAACCGGCCGGGCCTTTGACCAACATGTCTTGGTACGACCAACCATCGAGCTGCATCACGCCGGATTGCCCTTGCAACAAACGTCCGCCCGGAACCACGTGTGCCAACATCACGCCGCCCGCTCGTGCCACCGGAATCAGTTCACTGTCCGGATTGAACGCGACCCAGGAACGAACATTCGGATTCAGTTCGCCACGTTCGACATTGTCGACCGTCACATCCACCGCCGTGATTTCTCGCAGTCCGATGTCGGTGTACGAGTCGATCAAACCTGGGTACACGTGTTTGCCCTTTCCATCGATCACGCGAGCCGAATCGGGTAGCCGGACTGAATCGCCGACTTCGCTGATCATTCCGTCCTCAAACAGAATCGAGCCATTGGATACGATCGATCCGTTGCCCAAGTGCAGCGTGGTATTGCGGATCACGATGGGTTGCTTTTGGGGCGAACCAGGAACGATGTCATGCGCCCGGAGGTTGACTTGCCAGCCTGTCTGGCTGCAGACCACCGCGAACGCGACAACGAGCAACGTCGAAAATGACCGGTTGTTCATGCAATTCTTGTTCATGGAATGGCTCATTGGACTTCCTCCGATCGTTGTGACTTCGCCGCTTGTTGGGCAGCTTGCCGGGCGTTTTGTTGAACACTTTGTTGAGCACCGCGAGAATTGCAGAACTCGTCGTAACGCAGCCAGCGTTCCTCCTCCTTCAGTTCCATCGTTTGGTGGTCTGCCAATGCTTTCTCATCGTCGTCCTTGGACGGTTCTTCCGAATCGGTCTTCGGCTTGCCATCAAGCAATTCCTGAATCAGTTCGTTTCGCCAGGCCTCGTCGCGAGCACGCAGTTTCGCCTCGTCCTGCAATCGGAACATCGGACGACCGTCGATCCATGTCTGTTCGCAACGCGAAGTCGTCGACATCGGGGGGCCACTCCAAACGACCAAGTCCGCCTCTTTGCCGACTTCGATCGAACCCACACGGTCTTCGATCCGAAGTTGTTTGGCCGGATTCAGCGTGACGAACTTCAACGCTTCCGTTGGTGGCACGCCGCCATACTTGATGGCCTTGCCAGCCTCGGTGTTGAGGTGCCGTCCCATCTCAGCATCATCGCTGTTGTAAGAAACCACGATGCCTTTGTTGTGCATCAAAACACCGTTGTAAGGAATCGCATCGTAGACCTCGAACTTGTAGGCCCACCAATCTGCGAAGGAGGATGCCATTGCACCGTGCTCCACCATGCGGTCAGCCACTTTGTAGCCTTCCAAGATGTGCTGCAAAGATCCAATCCGAATCCCGAATTCATCAAGCACATCCAGCGTCGCCATGATCTCGTCCTGGCGATAACTGTGACAGTGAATCCAACGCTTGCCATCCTGAATCTCCACCAGCGTCTGCAGCTGCAAATCCACTCGTGGCGGCAACGTGTCGCGTTGCCCCGAACTCCAGCGACGATGCGCCCCGGCATACTCGCGGGCCGCCAGGAATTGGTCGCGGAGCAATTGCTCGACTCCCATTCGCGTGTTGGGATAGCGCGACGTGTTTCGCTTGACGTTTTCGCCGAGTGCGAACTTGATCCCCAGCGGAGCGTCTTGGAACCGGAAGTCATCCATCGAATCTCCCCAACGGAACTTCACCACTTGGTTTTGGCCTCCGATCGGATTCGCAGAGCCGTGCAGGATATTCGCGGTCGTCACCCCACCGGCCAACTGCCGATAGATCGTGATGTCGGTGTTGTCGATGAAGTCACCGACGCGAACTTCCGACGTGACGACTTGTCCGGATTCATTGATGCCCCCGTCAGTCGCCGCGTGCGAGTGGCAATCGATCAGGCCCGGAGTGATGTGTTTGCCCGATGCATCGATGATCGTGCAGTCTTCCCCCGTCGGCACCGTGATGTGTTCGTCGACGGCGACGATTCGGCCGTTTTCAACCAGCACATCCATCGGTGTTTCCGGGACTCGGAGGTCGTCGCGATCCTCACAGGTCCAAACCAAAGCCCCTTGAAATAAGACTCGCGTCACGGGAGCGACCGGTTCGCTTCGCCCATAAACCCCGAGAGGACGAACAACTTGCAGTTCTTCAACAACAGGTTCGTCCGCCGCGGATTCTTCGGGGGCCTGCTCGGGCTCTGCCGATGCGACCTCAACTTCTGGAGGTTGTTCGCCATCCGCATCCTTTGAATCGTCAGAGTCATCGCTTTCGACGTCCTTGTCTTCAGGGGCCTCGTCCTCAGACGCCTTTTCATCCGTTGACTCTTCTTCGGGTGTCTTGTCGGAGTCCGTTTCGGGTTCAACCCAACTGGTCTCAAAACGCCGGGCTGGCTTCCCGATCGGATAGAACTCGATCGACAGCGGCTCGGATTCGGATACCTTCTCCAACGATTTGGCACCCGAACGAATCACCACTCGGTGCGTGCCTTCGGGCAATCCAAGAGCCTGGCACAAAGCGTCTTCCGAATCCTCGCAAGTGATCTGGCCAGCGAACTGATCCAATCGTTGAACGATCTTCTTCAGTTTTTGCTTGCTGGTCTGCTCCTTGGGTTCCTCGTCCTTGTTCTCTTTCGAGCCTTCCTCTTCCGATTTCGTTTCGTCTGAGGCATCGGACTCGCTTTCAGTGTCCGACTCTTCGTCGTCCGTTTTGCTGCTGGCGGTGTCGCCATCAACCGATTCGTCGCTCGACTCCTTCAGGTTTTCTTTCTCGCCTTCGAGCACTTCTTCGTCCGTCTCTTCCTTGGGGGTGGTGCCGATCAATTCTGCCGACAAGCGGCCGTCTTTTTGTGTGATCGCGAGCTTCACTTGGGTTGCCGAATCCGCCGGCATCCGAAGCTTCCACGAGCCGACCAGCGACGCCACTTTGGTCTCGGGTTCCTCGTTGACAACGAACTCTTGGCCGTCGACCAGGACCTTCCAAACCTTCGTGTCTTTTTCAAACAGATCGCCACTCGCGACAATCAAGTTCGCAGACATCCCGGCGGCGATGCGGCCATGCGACCGCTCCAGCCCCAGCATTCCAGCCGGTGTGGTGGTGAGCGCGGCGATGGCGTCGCGACGTGACAACCCTCGTTTGACTGCCGTTCGCAAGCGAGCCAGGAACTTGCCCGGATCATCCAGCCGATCGGTGGTCAAACAAATGGTCGCGCCTTGGCGAACCATTTCGGCTGGGTTCGTGGGAGCGAACTTCCAATCCATCAGGTTGACCAGGTCCACTTCACGAGCGGACTCGGGCGTCGCCACGTCGGGGGCCTCTGGAAAATCCAACGGCAACAACAGCACACGATCCAGAGCCGCGATCGCTGCCGCCTCGCGGTACTCTCGGCCGGACCCGCGGACGATGGATCGCAGCGAGAACTCGTTCGCAATCTTCTGAGCTCGCAGTGCCATTCGTTCGTTCGGGCAATCAAACACGAACGTCGATCCAACCAACGCCTGATGCAATGTCTGCAACGTTTCGCTGTGATCCGGTTGCGGCAACGACGGATTCGCGTCATGGGCCGCTGACGCATCACGGTACCACTGCGCGTCGTACAGCGACTGGCGAAGCAGAGCCACCGCGCCCATCGGTGAGTTGGGATATCGTTCCCCGGAATCGTTTCCGCGTGGCACGGACAGCGCGGCCGTCATCCATTTCAGATCCGCAATGCGTTGCGGCCCTGCGTGCGAGTTGTCGGGGTCGTCCTTGGATTCATTCAGCGACCACACCGAAGGCTGCCCGCCAAGGATGCGTCCTTTTGGTGCCAGCACCGTCGTCGTGAACCCTTGGCTGCGAAGCTTGCCGGCATCTGGAACGCTCGACAAATCGCGAACCTCGCGATTGGCCACGATATTTGCATTCCAATAGTCATCGCCTGAGGTCAATGAGTCACTGGGAACCTCTTGCCAAGCGTTGATCCATCCGGCGTAAATGGTCTTGCCCGAGCAATCCACGACGCGACACCCAGGTGGTGGTTCGATCGAATCACTCACCGCGACAATGCGACCAGCGCGGATCAGAACATCGCCCGTGGACGCGTTCTCATCCGAGTCCTTGGCTGAATCCTCCGACCCCAGGTCTTTCAGGTAGTGATCGGGATTGGCCACCAGCGTTGCTCCGGTCAGCAACACGTCGGTGGGAGAATGGGTGCGAAGCCCCACGACGGGGGCCACTCCACGAATGTCTTGGCCGTGAGCAACGACGGCGAGACACGCCACCGAAATGGTCAGCATCAGCCGACCCAAACAATTGGTAGATCTCAATGAACTCACTCGATTGAGGTTTGCGGACAACGATCGCCAGGCACATGCAATCCGTCTGCACCGAGCGCGGTAGGTCCGCCAGAAACGCAACGGTCGAGAACAGATTGGGCCGTCGCAGGATAATCGCTCCTGCAGTTCAACGCGAACCGCTCACTCCGAGGGCGTTTGAGCCCTCCGCAGAGCCTTGGTGAGCAACCGATCGAACGTGGACGCAAACGCCTTTTTGTCCTTGGGGCCATAAGGGGCGCTGCCGCCGGTTTCGACCCCCGCACCGCGAAGATCGTCCATGAAATTTCGCATCGAAAGGCGACTGGTGATGGTCGCGGGAGAATACTCTTCGCCGCGGGGATCGATCACAAACAGACCTTTTTCGACCAGCAATCCCGCCAGGGGCAGGTCCGCTGTCACCGCCAAGTCCCCTTTTTCACCGTGGTGGACGATGTACCGATCCGCTTGATCGGCTCCCTCGCGAACCACCACCGACCGAACGGTCGTCGCGTTGGCAGGCACTCCCACCGGGGCGTTCGCGACCAAAATCGTTACCACGTCCAAACGTTTTGCGGCACGGAACACAACGTCCTTGACGTCTCGCGGTGCCGCATCAGCATCGATCCAGATTTTCACTTCATCAGGTTCCGGTGTGAATGTCAGTTCCGTTGGGCTTGATTCACCCAATGGATGAACGAGAAACACCTGACGGCGCCACAACAGAGAATCGGTTTCGGTTTAAACTAGCCGCTTCCAACCGACCTTCCCACCTCTGACTCCGGCATCACCATGAATCAACTCCTGGTTTCTCGCCACGTTCCTCGCTGGACACAACGCCACGTCGCGTTTGTTCTCCTCGCATCCGCGTTGCTCGGGGGGATTCAGCCTCTCGCGACCTCCGCCGATGAGCCCGGCAAAGCCAAGCGGCCCAACATCGTCTTTGTGTTTTCCGATGACCATGCATTGCAAGCCATCGGCGCGTATGGATCCAAAATCAATCAAACGCCAAATCTGGATCGAATCGCCAACGAAGGCGCCGTGTTCCACAATTCGTTCTGTGCCAATTCGATCTGTGGCCCTTCGCGAGCCTGCATCCTGACGGGCAAGCACAGCCACATCAACGGTTTCCTTCGCAACGGCAACCGCTTTGATGGATCGCAAGTCACGTTTCCCAAACTGCTGCAGGACGTCGGCTACCAAACCGCGCTGATCGGCAAGTGGCACTTGGGCACCGATCCTGTCGGTTTCAATCACTGGGAAATCCTGCCCGGACAAGGCAATTACTACAACCCTGACTTCATCCAGATGGATGGATCACGTAAACGATACACCGGTTACGTCACCGACATCATCACCGAGAACACGTTGAATTGGTTGCAGAACGATCGCGACGAAGACCAGCCGTTCGTGTTGATGTGCCAGCACAAAGCTCCTCACCGAAACTGGTCGC includes the following:
- a CDS encoding amidohydrolase family protein; this encodes MLTISVACLAVVAHGQDIRGVAPVVGLRTHSPTDVLLTGATLVANPDHYLKDLGSEDSAKDSDENASTGDVLIRAGRIVAVSDSIEPPPGCRVVDCSGKTIYAGWINAWQEVPSDSLTSGDDYWNANIVANREVRDLSSVPDAGKLRSQGFTTTVLAPKGRILGGQPSVWSLNESKDDPDNSHAGPQRIADLKWMTAALSVPRGNDSGERYPNSPMGAVALLRQSLYDAQWYRDASAAHDANPSLPQPDHSETLQTLHQALVGSTFVFDCPNERMALRAQKIANEFSLRSIVRGSGREYREAAAIAALDRVLLLPLDFPEAPDVATPESAREVDLVNLMDWKFAPTNPAEMVRQGATICLTTDRLDDPGKFLARLRTAVKRGLSRRDAIAALTTTPAGMLGLERSHGRIAAGMSANLIVASGDLFEKDTKVWKVLVDGQEFVVNEEPETKVASLVGSWKLRMPADSATQVKLAITQKDGRLSAELIGTTPKEETDEEVLEGEKENLKESSDESVDGDTASSKTDDEESDTESESDASDETKSEEEGSKENKDEEPKEQTSKQKLKKIVQRLDQFAGQITCEDSEDALCQALGLPEGTHRVVIRSGAKSLEKVSESEPLSIEFYPIGKPARRFETSWVEPETDSDKTPEEESTDEKASEDEAPEDKDVESDDSDDSKDADGEQPPEVEVASAEPEQAPEESAADEPVVEELQVVRPLGVYGRSEPVAPVTRVLFQGALVWTCEDRDDLRVPETPMDVLVENGRIVAVDEHITVPTGEDCTIIDASGKHITPGLIDCHSHAATDGGINESGQVVTSEVRVGDFIDNTDITIYRQLAGGVTTANILHGSANPIGGQNQVVKFRWGDSMDDFRFQDAPLGIKFALGENVKRNTSRYPNTRMGVEQLLRDQFLAAREYAGAHRRWSSGQRDTLPPRVDLQLQTLVEIQDGKRWIHCHSYRQDEIMATLDVLDEFGIRIGSLQHILEGYKVADRMVEHGAMASSFADWWAYKFEVYDAIPYNGVLMHNKGIVVSYNSDDAEMGRHLNTEAGKAIKYGGVPPTEALKFVTLNPAKQLRIEDRVGSIEVGKEADLVVWSGPPMSTTSRCEQTWIDGRPMFRLQDEAKLRARDEAWRNELIQELLDGKPKTDSEEPSKDDDEKALADHQTMELKEEERWLRYDEFCNSRGAQQSVQQNARQAAQQAAKSQRSEEVQ
- a CDS encoding YaiI/YqxD family protein, with product MKIWIDADAAPRDVKDVVFRAAKRLDVVTILVANAPVGVPANATTVRSVVVREGADQADRYIVHHGEKGDLAVTADLPLAGLLVEKGLFVIDPRGEEYSPATITSRLSMRNFMDDLRGAGVETGGSAPYGPKDKKAFASTFDRLLTKALRRAQTPSE
- a CDS encoding methyltransferase domain-containing protein, encoding MFELRCTVRNCGLALSPVEGGLRCEKRHHFDRAREGYYSLSQPQDRKSKQPGDADAAVLARHRWLQRGHASGLIDALRPWTAMQAGNGNSRTIDLGCGEGTFGPALFGDSPGSYCGIDLSKKAIKLAARGWPEATWVWANADRSLPVADASVSCVLSLFGRRPVAEIARVLTEDGMLIVAVPGEEDLIELREHVQQSGQRRSRWEKVVDEMAVAGLKLVEHRLWQEQVDLDSEAIADAMAMTYRGVRFSQNARVQTATAMPVTLAADLMLFRT
- a CDS encoding amidohydrolase — translated: MNKNCMNNRSFSTLLVVAFAVVCSQTGWQVNLRAHDIVPGSPQKQPIVIRNTTLHLGNGSIVSNGSILFEDGMISEVGDSVRLPDSARVIDGKGKHVYPGLIDSYTDIGLREITAVDVTVDNVERGELNPNVRSWVAFNPDSELIPVARAGGVMLAHVVPGGRLLQGQSGVMQLDGWSYQDMLVKGPAGLCVNWESVMPRGGDSKDKAKRYDEQIQELDDLLERARRYGESIAADDSGSTDLRLESLLPVIRGERPVFVQADRLGAIESAISFFTSRRIPMVLCGGADAMHCVDRLAAHDIPVILIATYRLPRRRSDPVDALYSLPAQLRESGVRFAIAGEGAGYPGGASNLRNLAYQAGVAVAHGLPHEEAVRAITQSPAEILGVADLVGTLAAKHHATLIIADGDVFESGTRVVDAYVQGRQVDLGNKHKQLYRKYEQLP